The DNA sequence ATTACTTAAAGCAGGTGATGAAATTGAGAAAGGCTAAACAAAAAAAGGACACATATTAGTAGACCTAATACTATGTTAATAATCGATAAGTTCTATTTGAACATTATTGCTATTTCCATAATCAATGATTCTTGATATGTGAATAGAATTATCACTTTCAATCCTTAATACCTTATCACAATCCTCTAAATCAAAATTGATATTGTAATTCGGATATAATTGATTGAGGTCTGCAATTATTTTGTTGGCTAACTGATTATGTGTAACATTGGTTTTGAAAATCTCAACAGCGGTAGAGGTAGTATTAACGTAGGGATTCACTTTCATTTTCTTCAAGCGATTTATACTTCTAAACAATGAATGTAAGTCAAACTCCAAACTGTCTTAAATGATGATCATGATGCTTATAAGCGAAAATTCCAATTTGTTCTTTGGTCATTCTACCGAAAAAACCGTGAATAAAATCTAGGTTGTTATAGCACCCGTAATGTTCAGTTAAATCAAACAATTTTTGTTTTTGCTTCTCAAAATCTCCACTTTTCTCTTTGATGGTAAAGTTTGAACCTGCTGGTGCACCTTTGCCTATTGGTTTGTCGTTTTTGGTGTTGGCCTTTAAGACCATTTTTCCAATAAGTTTACCTAGAAAGTCTTGTTTATAAGGTATATTGTTATCAATACCTAACACCCATTGATTCCAAATGTTCAAATGTTTTATCATTTGGTAAACATTCATTTTACCCCATTGCGCTTTACTGTCTGCATTGATTTGTTCAATTCGTTTGATTAGCTGTAGTCTGATGTTCGGGTCAAAAATGGTTTTCATCTTTATAATTTTATGCAGTATGATGTTATTTCTTTTAATTTCTCTCCTTTAGCACTCTGAAACAGATAAAAATCAGAAAACGCATACTGTTTTCCATTTTCCATTGTCATTACCCCATTTACTGCACCTTCTTTACCGTGGGATAGGATTTGATTTAATATCAATTCAGATGCTTTTACAGATTGCATTTTTTCTAATTCTTCCGTAAACGCTTTTATTACTTCTAATTTTTTGTCGCCAATCATATTCCAAACGATGTCGTCTGTTACATTTTCGTTTAAAAAGGCAACATCTCCTTTAGCAAAGGCTATGTTAAACAGTTTTAAAAACTCCATTTTGGGAGAATTTCCGCAATTTGGACTCGATATTATTTTGGTCATTTTTAATCGTTTTTAGCATTATATATTCTCATTATATAACAGGTTAAATTTATGTCCATCTGGGTCGGAAAACACACAAACATAAAATCCATTTTCATCATAAAATGCTTTTCTATCCTTGTTAGAGTCGAATAAAATTTTACCACCAGCATTCTTTATTTTAGTTACCCATTGGTTGTATTCTTCCTTGTTTTCAACTGATAAAGAAAACATCACTTCATTGCCTAATGTTAAATCAGACGTTTTTCCTTCAAGGCTTTCTTGTAGCTTTTCTTTTAAGAAGAAGTGAATCACAAAATTATCAGAACCAAAAAAGAAACTGACTAAATCTTCTGAAGGGCTTCCATTTAACTGAAAGCCCAATGATTTATAAAATTCTGTCGTTTTTTCTATGTTTTCCACACCAAGGTTTGCCCAAATCTGTGTTGTTTTCATAATGATATGTTTTTGATTCTAGGACTAAAAACTGATAAA is a window from the Pseudalgibacter alginicilyticus genome containing:
- a CDS encoding VOC family protein, translated to MKTTQIWANLGVENIEKTTEFYKSLGFQLNGSPSEDLVSFFFGSDNFVIHFFLKEKLQESLEGKTSDLTLGNEVMFSLSVENKEEYNQWVTKIKNAGGKILFDSNKDRKAFYDENGFYVCVFSDPDGHKFNLLYNENI
- a CDS encoding DUF1569 domain-containing protein; amino-acid sequence: MKTIFDPNIRLQLIKRIEQINADSKAQWGKMNVYQMIKHLNIWNQWVLGIDNNIPYKQDFLGKLIGKMVLKANTKNDKPIGKGAPAGSNFTIKEKSGDFEKQKQKLFDLTEHYGCYNNLDFIHGFFGRMTKEQIGIFAYKHHDHHLRQFGV